Below is a window of Humulus lupulus chromosome 2, drHumLupu1.1, whole genome shotgun sequence DNA.
atatatatatatatatttatatataaatttagtttatttatgCCTCAAAATTGGGTGTGCGAGTGTGTGGTATTATTCTTTATtgtataaaaataatttaattgatTTATCAAATATTTATAAAAGTTATAcgattttactttttttttaacaataataaataattcattaaaaataataataaaagtgtaATGCATCgagagaataaaaaaaatgaaaagttttcTAAGTATACAAGTTTTTCATCTGACTTAAAAATATGCACAATTAATTCAtgtataaaaaaatatagattGATGAcaccttaaaaaaaattagagtacaTACTTGTAGCATTTTTTACAGAAGAACTCAACTCAGAGAAATACTAGGaactttaataaataataaatatttaaaaacttACCAATTATGTGTAAATTTTGAGTGTTAATAATTTTTCTCTAATCATACTTAAAGATTAATATAGAACTCTTTTATTATCAAACCAATAATCTACTTCACCTTCTCAAAAAAATAATCTACTTCGTGGTCAAAGTCAATTAAAAAAGTCAACGTTTAATTAGAAAAATAACTGTAGAGATAAATATTGATTTTCGGCTCGGCTCGGCTCGGCTCGTACAAATATAAAGTTACGTCAACGACAACAAATCGGGGCGTCGCTGCTGGTGTGCTGAATCGAAAAACAAATTTGACAAGCAAAATTGGGATATTTTCCCGGAAAGTATCTAATTTTCTCGAGAAGGCTAACAATGACTAAGATTTCGGTTCAGCAACTGTTCTTTCTGTTCTCGATCTTCTTCTTCATCCATGAATCTTCCAGTTCATATGCTGGTTCAGCTAGTTCCATCATCAACCCCGCTAAAGTCAAACAGATTTCATGGAAACCAAGGTACCTCTCCTATtggattttgattttgttttcttatttcgaGTTACGAATCGGTTTTTGATTCTCGATTGATTTCCAGAGCTTTCATCTACGAAGGATTTCTTACGGACTTGGAGTGCGACCATTTGATCTCGCTCGTGAGTACTGTGGACCGAAAAgtctattaattatgattttttttttgtgtgaagaTTTTCAAAGTATTTGATTGCTTAATTTTGAATTTCTGTGTTCACAGGCAAAATCGGAACTTAAGAGATCAGCTGTCGCCGATAACGAGTCCGGGAAGAGCACGCTTAGCGAAGTCCGTACTAGCTCCGGCATGTTCATATCTAAGgccaaggttttttttttttcattcttttttcGATTTGTATGGAATATGTGATTATACTGGTCTTTACAGTCTGCATTATTGAATTGAACATGTTTTGTTGCTACAGAAATACAGCTTTCCGCATTTAACTTCTTAATTGGGCAACAAGTGTAAAGATTTGGCAATTTTCAATAACTTTTCTGCTCTAAAATAGTATTCAATGTTCATTTTGTTAGAGAACTGCAATTTGGTGATATGTGTAGGAATGTGGGTTATTTGATTTGTACGAGAAATTTGCTTTACAATGCACTACATAAATGTGTAGCTTATTTATGTCTGAATTTGTAGGACCCTATTGTTGCTGGTATAGAGGACAAGATTTCAACGTGGACTTTTCTTCCTAAAGGTATGGATTTGCTTGAGGACTCAGCTTTTTTATTTTTCACCTCACCTGAGTTCCTATTACTATCACGGTTTCTAGTCTCTGTATGTGATTCTTCTGTCATAACATGTATCTTTAGGATTTATGACTTTATTTATTCTTTGGGAAGGAAAAGAGGAAAGGAGGCTTCTTTCTGTTTAGTCTTGCTAACTCATTAAATTAACCAATGCCTTTTTTAGTCTGCTTCATAACTTGTAGTTAAATATAAAGTTTGTAGCATATTCTTCACAGCTGAACCTGAAGTATGACGTACTTAAAAAAGAGTCTTTATCTGTaattgaattttgaaaattttagtgaATGAGGTCTGGAAGCAAACTAAATCTAAATAAGCAGTAGGAGAGTTATGTGGAGAATTTGTTGAAATGTTATAATGCTAATATGGTGGTATGGAGCATAGGTTAGAGTAGATATCTAATTTGAATATTCTCGAACAATGTAGGCAATCCCAGAGGTTTTCTATCCAACTGTTATGAATTGACTGGGAGAAGCTGAAATTTTTAAAGGAGGACGTTACTAGTGTAATGTGATAGTTATTTGTTACTTATATGGTACCAATTAAATTAAAGAAGACAGAAAACTCGATGgctgattttttttcttaattttcatcgtgcttttggttttttttttctaagattGTTGGTTACATTTGTATATTTCTTAATTTTAGAAAATGGAGAAGACATACAAGTACTGAGATATGAAGAAGGCCAGAAATATGAACCACACTATGATTACTTTGCCGACAAAGTCAACATTGTTCGGGGTGGACACCGCATAGCAACTGTACTCATGTATCTCACCGATGTTGTCAAGGGTGGTGAAACTGTATTCCCTCATGCAGAGGTTAGTTAGTTTTTTCACTTCAATGGAGATTTACATTATTTGTTGGTAGATGGTGTTCATAATTGGCTTTACAGAGTGTTGCCTGGTTTTCTCTAATTTTGTCTCTTGAAATTTCATGTGCCTTGTCCCGTTGGTTCCAAATGGGCTAATTACGTTACTGgcattattttttaattctacACATCCTTGTCTTGAACCAAATCTTTTGGATGAGCTTGCATAATATTATCAAATATACAGTTATCTTATAACAATTGAAATACATGACAACCTGAATAGGTTGACTGAAACAAGTAATTAAAAACTGCCGAGAAAACTCTTCCATTATCCACGTGCTTCAACTTTTCCTACTATAACATTAATTAGCATTTTCAATATTCCTTCAGGAGAATCCACGCCATAAGCCTTCCACAACCCACGAAGACTTCTCTGAGTGTGCAAAGAAAGGAGTTGCCGGTAATTACAAATTAAAAAGTTCCAATTATCTCTATTTAATTCCACTTATACCATGGTTTGCTCCAAGTTGATGACTACTgactctttctttctttctcaccATGTCATCACTCAGTCAAAGCACGACGAGGGGATGCCCTTCTTTTCTTCAGTCTTCTCCCAACTGCTATTCCGGACACACTCAGTCTCCACGCAGGGTGTCCAGTCATCGAAGGTGAGAAATGGTCAGCAACAAAATGGATACATGTAGATTCATTTGACAAGGACGTGTCAGCTGGTGGGACCTGTACAGACATGAATGAAAGCTGTGAGAAATGGGCTGCCCTTGATGAATGCACCAAGAACAAAGAATACATGGTTGGATCTCCAGAACTTCCTGGATACTGTAGGAGGAGTTGTAACGTGTGTTAGAATCTTCATCTCACCACTTCAAGCATCCGTTCTAGGATTCCTCGGGTTAGTATCTATTCATTTTGTTCATTTTCAACTGGATTTACTGTACGGTTCATGACAAGTAATTTTATTACAGACAGTTAATTTAAAGCAAGCCATGTGCTGTTCTTTTTGTAGTAGTTGGTGTGGTGGCTATGTCTGCTCCCTCTCCATTTTGATTATCTCTTTATCTCTGTGATATTTACTGAAAATGAAATAGTATTTGTTAATGCATCAAAAGATATGATTGGGATTTGATTGATTAATTCTTTGAACCACACCATGTTAGTTACAATTGGGATTTGACTGATTAATTCTATTTATTGGGGCTGTTGCGATGCTTTTTTTCTCTATCCTTAATTTTTCAGACATTGAATTGGGCCAATTTATTAAATTCCAATATCACCTcacaagaaagagagagaaaagctTAAACATTGAATTGAATGTTTTGGACAATATGGAGGAAAGAGAGATTCCGATAATGTTGAAGGTACAATTTTTGCTTTGTTGGGGGGAAGAAAAGGGTCAAACATGAGTTCATTTCAGGCTTTAGTGGGAAAGGAATTCTGCAAGTTTACCCTATTATTGGTTATTACTGTTACCCAACTCATTATATAATgacatgtatatataaatgtattattCGGTCATTAATGAATGACTGTACGAACAACATTTAGAGGAAGAGGACcaccctgagattcccatcactATCAAAAAGGAAAGGTGGCCCTAAAATGTGGTCCTTAAGTGTCCTACTTGATTGATACTTTTGTAGCATCGTGCATTAAATCAGTGAGTCTTTCTATTTGGTTTAACTTATATATGAGATGAGAGATCCCAATCCAAACACCCAAAATTTAGCTCATTGAATAGCTTTTTCTTTTTTCCCCAACtagtaactttttttttttgcctaaatCTTACCAAAAAAAATATGTCATCTTCTTTCTCAAAAGAATCCAACTCTTTTTATCTTCTAGTAAAGATTGTTAGGAATGAAATGGGTTTAAGGCAAAGACCTTTCTTCTTAATACTTTATTATCTATAAACAGAACAAAACGACAATATTGATGGTTAGCATCCTTCTTAATGCAACGTAtaccaaaaaaaataaatatgattacaTTAATATCATTATCCTTCTTTCTTTGTCTATTGGCCACCATCTTAGATAGGattgaaaactaaaatactatttatttaagCAATAACTAAAGCTAGATTGAGCAATGAGCAGCATACATCTATATAAAAAAAGAATATATTCCTCTATTCATTTTGATAAGAATATCTTTCTACCCAACTGTTCATTTAGTTATATTCTTCAACCATTATTATGGTCAtatcaaaacaaaaacaaaaggaagGAAGAAAGAATCAAGCTAAATCACACCTCACTGCTTTGATCATATATCTTTACACTTATATTATAaagaaattagaaaaaaaaatataaaataaaaaacttagaTTGGGACTCTGTCCATGTTTTAACCAAAACCTGGTCGAGTCCCACAAAACcacttttaaagaaaaaggaaaTGGCTCTTCATAATTGATTAAAGTCAATTAATCAAATCACAAACAGCTGTGGTGTGAGATTTGGTGTAGGATGTCAAGATTCTGTctacactaaaaaaataaatagagaaattGTTTAAATAAaccaaattaatatatatatatataaatattaaattatgttgtaaaacgtgaagagatgaaagaaaatgtATAAAATTTGGATGGCATAGCTTAAAGATTAGATGATCTTGCAAATCATGCCTCACCACTTGGCTAATTGAGGTTGTTTGTGCCAAATGGCATGCTTTGGTTGGTTTAATAAATCTTAATGTtatatttcttctatataaaaagtgtgtaaataaaataaattattggttttaaatattttttttttattaactttgacaaaatattcttatatttaacagaatattcttatatttaacggtagattataaacatgacttaaataaaattaaataaatgaataattaaacaaattaaaatataatatttttgagatattttacaatgttaattatttaaaaaataataaaatcatatagtctataacttaaataaaatttaattaaactcaaacttaatattatattaaacatataatatataatattttattgtcACTGGAAAATTTAAatactagaacaaacataaacaaaaaaatatttaaaataggatatttaaaaaaaattatgataatttaaataattaaattgtaatgccccgaatttcctaataaggtttaggaccttgattaggaggctgggagggccgtGATCGGTTTATGATGCTAtttagtgatcatatgcatgtttatgtgaattatattattatatgatgataagtgCATGCATATGAGTGTATTTAAGATTATaatggcattttggtaatttggcccgttgagggcataattgtgtattttcgtgcatgtgggtgagttatgaatggtaccacattatatgtggacttgttcgagcctttcggcatgagacgatcatgaaatgcaagtgttcggtctagtcataacgggtttaagttcggggctcgaggtgagtctcggggtgattttaataattagagCATTAGCGTGAATTaaatgggtaatgggatatggattattggtatgtgagaatattgagaatagtgggaattggagagtgttagttataattaacgagataggtgggaaataccagttttgcccttggtggctgttaaggttttattttagacctaagggcatttaggtcttttccccTAAAGGATTTATATAAGCCATtgaggctgtagaaagaagaggaaaacagcGTCTCCTTTTTCCTTCTCTCTCGATAgtttttctcctccatttctctttggattttcaagctttgtttgaggaatcaagctggGATAAgttagggttatgctccaccattgaagatggtgtgttgttgagattgaggtgagtttttagccattagaactcttgcttttgctatgttttcttagttaagtttcagctggtttttgggctggaaagttgggaattgattggggttttggctagggttcttggggttgtggtttctaggacatgtggaggtggtatttgggaTCATTTGGggcttaatttgatgtttggaagcttttggatttggttagaaatggtggaatcgaaggaggagttttctgggctgaggctggctgaaggtagcgctacagtgcccagtgtagggcgctacagcgctacctgcagaggaggctagggcggtttggtcctgagtatagcgctggggcgctaggagggcagcgctgtagcactaccttgTTTCTTCATAActctgttttgagtgtttttaagggtttttggctcgaggtttcaatccttaaggcccaggatcgaatctactcaccttgtgggcatgtttcgaggtcccgagagtggggatTAGGTCAAGACCCCATCTTTGtagattttcattaattggagattttatttggttatgactaggtgaccgctaaaggattaaggatcgatcgttctcaagggtcgttcttgttctaattctcgctcgaatcgaaggtaagaaaactgcaccctgtgtatatgtgacatgcatggttattcttgatgcatgttggattattaaatgtggcatgctTGATTATTGtcgaggcatgtcaagtggttgtatatgatgcatgagatgcacgagaaatatgtgattagggcatgctatgattattgaatatgagcctgagcctctgtgtttatgcacgatcctaattgtactggtaattgttgagtaagcatgctgaatgccttatattcggatattggatatgtgatatatgtttggtggcattgcttacttgtttatggcactgactagtcagggatactgacctaagagtcagaaacggcaatagcgtcctgaacacagggccgaatgaagattagatctaatcgatatcagtgttgaatgcctttaaggcattaatgctggaccgaccctaaggtcgatgaatcttataagcgcttgcctagtcttagactagttactgagagccagggcctaaggcctaggttaTTGCTTGTcaaacgatgttccagggttatgactctatggtcatgaggaaggttatgttggtggctAATCATCATGCATCTATCCtgtctaagctagtgaaaggatcacttatctatttGATAGGTTTaggctggtgactatttcaccagatacctattttgtttaagctagtgaaaggatcacttatctataagccccggtgaccctatcgtcacatgacaAAAGGGAAACTGTCCCCATCTTAGTgactgtaccactgtcactcttctattttggactgagagtcctggatgattattatgatcattagttgatgtgttatactcaacttTACGTAAACTCATTTGCCTACTGagtagggctatatctgctaggcgtgtgccttatgatctgatgacatgttataactgttcatgagcatattaagttttcttgctgggcttcggctcacgggtgctatgtggtgtaggtaaaggcaaaagaaagctggatcatccttgagttgaagagcttaggtgatgatgtgtacatatgcagctgctcgaccaccacggttgaggtttgaagaggaactagggtttaaccctgttttgccgcttagaccggcctgttgtaaatattttcttgtagtagactctgaaattatatttttgggatcccaatgtacatattaaacgttctaatgaaacgttacatcttattcaaaaaatttaatccctaaaccgctaatcatacttagttacacgattttgcccaaatgactcgattagtgagtttagcactctTTAGAAGGCACactgtgacagtcaaaatcccgtgatccgtaaggggaaagaccgggtaagctgtgcaatcctacaccgcctggggaatgtcaagtgtaatgattctaagactgtgtaggtatgggactacacagttgaagatggcttaaatggattgatgggtactacctatatcaggaagatgcatcttcttttcggtagcccatcacttgagaactccatggttaagcgtgcttggcctggagtaatctagggatgggtgacctcctgggaagttttcccaggaagtgtgcgagtgaggacaaagcacgctggaaagacttgtcttggtttgtagggccagttgtcattccagaaagcagccatagtaatgtggggcgtcacataatggtatcagagccttgacccagctggaagtgtggtcgacggggacgtcgggcccgtaagggggggtgattgtgacagtcaaaatcccgtgatccgtaaggggaaagaccgggtaagctgtgcaatcctacACCGCCTTGGGAatgtcaagtgtaatgattctaagactgtgtaggtatgggactacacagttgaagatgacttaaatggattgatgggtactacctatatcaggaagatgcatcttcttttcggtagcccatcacttgagaactccatggttaagtgtgcttggcctggagtaatctagggatgggtgacctcctgggaagttttcccaggaagtgtgcgagtgaggacaaagcacgctggaaagacttgtcttggtttgtagggtcagttgtcattccagaaagtagccatagtgatgtggggcgtcacataatggtatcagagccttgacccagctggaagtgtggtcgacggggacgtcgggcccgtaagggggggtgattgtgacagtcaaaatcccgtgatccgtaaggggaaagaccgggtaagctgtgcaatcccacaccgcctggggaaggttaagtgtaatgattctaagactgtgtaggtatgagactacacagttgaagatgacttaaatggattgataggtactacttatatcaggaagatgcatcttcttttcggtagcccatcacttgagaacttcaTGGTTAAgcatgcttggcctggagtaatctagggatgggtgacctcctgggaagttttcccaggaagtgtacgagtgaggacaaagcacgctggaaagacttgtcttggtttgtagggccagtcgtcattccagaaagcagccatagtgatgtggggcgtcacacacaccgtaacggtccctggagtttagggtgttacataaatcatatttattaaaaaataataattgcatACATATCAtctttttatcttataaatttgtgtgatagtttattttttatcaagtgattgaaactttttttttttcatcatatTCACCGaatgacattgtgagatacattagaaactaaaaatagtttatacatgtatactactatctacaccatgcctttttctattattattttatttttattattattattttttaaatattattatattttatatatatatatcatgtagccatgtaaatatatatctatacactgtgtttagatgtcatatatgtagagattattgatataaatatttatatatattataaaactataatccattctattatatatattaaaaaaaataataaactaatttttattaaaattataaataatatttataaatttaaaactaCGCAAATGTACAATGCAttgcttttacctagtatattaaaaaaaagtcTTTGGTCATTAGATAGATACAAAACATAatcaacataaaataataaatgatgtGATTAGAATAATAAGATTAAATTTGAAAAGagaaaatgagaaagaagatattACCAGCTTATTGTGACAAGGCTTGTCCCCAATTACAGCATAACAGTCCGTGTTTAATGGACCATGGACTTGAAACGTTGTCCAAAATGTttcaaaaagttacaaaaaaaaaatgtagatTAGATTAGAATTAGTGAGATAACATACCTATGGCACTTGAAAAACATAGGACACCttttctttaaataattataataataaaaaatatttatcaaATGCAATGACACATAAAGAAATAATTAGGATATAAAAGTTTgttgttttaaaattaattagttgcATTTAAAGGTTGGGTCCAAGAAAATTGACATTAACCAATTTTTTTGGGAGACTTGCTAGAGATGTGACTAAATAAAGAATGAAATGAGTGAGTATATGGTGAAGAGTTGGTAAAAGATGGTTTCAATGAAAGTAATGAATTTAGACCTGACAAAAAGAAAGTGTAATGAATTTAGTTGAAGCTGAAATGTACCAAATGGGTTCAACTTATTTTGGTAAGAGAATTTCCAAAGAGAATGATTTCAATAGATTTCCATAATTTTcttcaagaaaagaaaaaaagattacAAATTGAGGgattttcctttttccttttgaGCATATAACACAGAGAGAATTGACATTTTACAATGTAGAATCTTCTAGAAGAACTTTGCTGATTAGGAAAAAAATATGTAGAATTTATTCAATAATTGCCTAGGTAGAGTTTTTTATTCTCCTTTTTTATATacatatcttttttattttattttattaatgcaATCACTTGTATAATCTTCAATTAGAACCATTacatttttttattgaaaataaagtAGGGGTAGGGAAAAGTTGGACATAAACataataagttataaaaataacaaaaaaaggaaagaataaaaaaaatagagagagaaagggagacaGGCTTAAATGCTCATAAATATTTCATAGGAGAGAGCAAAGTTGGTCTAAGTGGGGGCTGTGATATTGTGATATAACAATCCAAAACAGAGCACAAATCCTGAGAAAGATAAATAGAACAAAAGGGGTTTAGACTCTACAAGTGGGAAACACTAGTAGAGCTCTTAACTTTGCTCTCTCCTTTGAAATGCTTACTCCATAGCAAAGCAGAGAATTTTTTGTTCTTTCCTGGTGTGCAGAACATAACATTCAATTCATCCAATACTTTTCAAGGTTTCCAAGCATTTATAACCCTTTTCTGATTGTGCAATAACTTCTCAAGATCTGCAATTCAAGGCTCAAGCTTTGTTGGgacataatttttcaaaaacttagtATTGCTGTTGTGTTGTGTGTAGAGAAAGAGGAACCAAGAAATATGGAGGTGGGTCAGATGCAGAGACAGTGGGTTGACTACACAAAGTCTTTGTTCATGGAGGTAAGTAAAACACTTGAAatgttcattttaaaaaaaaaatcaggtgTATTTCTTTGAttggtttgttttgtttttgctgATTTTGGTGTCTTTCTTTGATATGTTCTTTTGTTAATTTTTATGGATGTATGTTGGGTCAGTTTATTTTTCTCTTATTTCTTTCTTGTTGTTGCTATTTTGGTGAGAGAAGAGGTATCTGGACTCCCAGTTTTTACAACTTCTGCAG
It encodes the following:
- the LOC133819323 gene encoding probable prolyl 4-hydroxylase 4 is translated as MTKISVQQLFFLFSIFFFIHESSSSYAGSASSIINPAKVKQISWKPRAFIYEGFLTDLECDHLISLAKSELKRSAVADNESGKSTLSEVRTSSGMFISKAKDPIVAGIEDKISTWTFLPKENGEDIQVLRYEEGQKYEPHYDYFADKVNIVRGGHRIATVLMYLTDVVKGGETVFPHAEENPRHKPSTTHEDFSECAKKGVAVKARRGDALLFFSLLPTAIPDTLSLHAGCPVIEGEKWSATKWIHVDSFDKDVSAGGTCTDMNESCEKWAALDECTKNKEYMVGSPELPGYCRRSCNVC